A segment of the Gossypium hirsutum isolate 1008001.06 chromosome D10, Gossypium_hirsutum_v2.1, whole genome shotgun sequence genome:
AACCAGATCTTCCGCCATCGCTGGATCCTACTCTGATCTCTGCTCCGCCTCCGAGGGAAAAAAGAAAGATTCTTGGCTTCTGCTTTCTCTCTAGCCTTTTACCAGTGCCGTATCGCTTGTGTCTTTTGTCGTTTTGATTCGCTCCCTTCCAAGGAGAAAAATGTGCTTTAAGCCCTTGTATTTttcatacatttgagatttaattccctacttttcaatttaaaaatgcATGTTTAATTGTTAACGTGTTAAAAAATTTCTATAAAATTCTGATTTgttaaaacattatttatttaCATTGGCTATCaagtgatttctttttttttttaattgaaaaggtTACACCAATAAATTTGAATGAAGAACTTTAAGGTGATATTaacaattagatctgaattttgaaatctaaaatgtatatagactaaattctaaatttacgaaGAGAATAAAGACTTGAagcaaaatttaacctttattttgtTAAAGTTGGAGATGTTGATTTGATGTATTCTAAGTCTACCAACTTATATTgacaacaaattttatttttgatattaaaattttaattgcaatAGCTAATGGTATaactatttgaattaattaatgaaattatataatGATTATATTATGCCAATCAAGGATGGTTGGACTAGTCGGGAGAGCTTGACTGTTATTTCAGAAATTATCGCACAATTCCGGGGCTTCTTTGCGCGTGACAACATGTTGTCACTCCATAACTTATGTTCTTGGCGATTTAGTGTCAACTATTGACAACTCTGATATTAGGCCGTGAGCGGGGGTGAATACAAGGGAGGCAAGCAAGAGCCCTGCCCCTCCACAAAAAATGGAAAATACATTTTGAGtctttaaaacttaataaatttctaaATTCACCCTCGCGGTGAGTGTTTTGGTTAAAATCGTGACCTTAGTGTGCCCTTGCTGCCTCTTCCCTATTAGATCCATTTGAGACGTGGATGGTTTGACTCGCTTCGGCTTTGATTCAAAAGGCTTGGCTTCTCATCTGTTCAACCTTTGGGCCCTTTGGTTAAGGGTAGCCTTGTACAATTTGGTATAGTAGAAGGATCAAAACCATAAATTGACCGAATACAATAATTTTAATATAgctatttttaaaagttataattgAATCAATTGTTATAAGCATCAAACTAAAGAACTCAACTCTAATAAGCCAAGGAGAGAACTCATACTTGAATTACACACTAAGACACTCGAACCAAAGCCTACTAACTCAACCAAAGCATCAACATAGTGCTAGATGTGACATAATCAATTTACTGAAAACAAATTTTCGTATTCAACACTGAATCAATGCGATTAAGAGTTTTGTTTACCGGCAATAAGCTAGAACTGAACTGATCAGCCTAGCCTAGGCTGCCTGGCCGGCCCAAAATTCGACATAGAATTAACAAGAGCAGAAAGAACTTGGGAATGTGGGAGTTTTCCTCTTGCTGCTCGTAGGGCTGCAATCTAAACTACAAACCTAGACTTGGTATCTAAAGGAGTTTCATCTTTTACCCATCGAAAAGCTTGTAAGATGAAAACTTCAATCAAACTACCCCCTTTTGACAGCTGTTTATACGCTCCCGATGTTCAGCTGACTAGTTTTTTCAATACTGCTTCGGCCCGATGCTCGAATTTAGGGAGTGCCCATTCATGTTGGACTATGTCAAGACCATCTTTCTCAGCACTCAGGCTCTGCCATGAATGAAGAAAACCAAAAGATCAGGAGGCATGGTAAATTAAGAAATGGAAATAGCCAACTCGCGAAAGAACCTTTTCTTGTAAAAGTCAAGAAACAGACAAAAGCTTGTTTCAGTGGGAAACAATTTCGAGATGCTTTACaaatttaaatgatatatatCAACTGACTAGAAAGACAATGCCTTCCATGATAATGTTGCTATCACCAAAATAACAGTTTGGTTGATCTTCATTCAACTAAAAGTCCCATGCAATTCTTATTTGTGATTGATTTGACGAGGAAAAGCATTAGCTCAAATCCCATCCCAAGGATTCTCAACTTGTAAAATATCATGACGCCAAAAGCATGGAAGATTTCTAAGTGATGGAGAAAAACGGTAAAAGTACAATAGAGGCCCCTATACTAGGACTCAGATCACATTTTACTCCATCTACTCAAAAATGGGAAACTGGTCcctgtacattaaatcaaaaagtaaattggtcattctgataaaaatttcatccattttcatggTTAAAAACTGATCCATGTACGTCAGCATGAGGTACACGAGGAATATCACATGTCATTGTTTGGTTATTCCATCAATCATGCCAGTTTGTAACAGTACAAATGgaagaaaatttttaatagaaaagaccaatttgctctttgatgtaatgtacagggactaatttgcccatttttaaagtaaaagggacaaaatgcaatctgactcttagtatatgggcctccatggtacttttaccggaGAAAAACTAAGCCCTTAACTAATAAAATGCCTCAAAAAGAAAAAGGCGCGAATTTGCATAGAAGAATTGACATAGATAAAAACTCAGGCAGCCCAAGTTGCATGGACATTAGAAGAACAAGAGATTGTGGCAGCAAAATAGCAACTAGTGGTGCTGCTGGTGGCAGTGTTGGTCCATTGTTGGGGTAATTGAATTCCCCATTCTGAACAATTTTTTACTTGACAAGCTAACATTGCTGCCAACAGAAAATCATAAACAACTGGCCACACATTCTACTTAATGATCTCCATTAAAGAGAGAAAGAATAGGCTGAAGAGGAATATAAGAccatgtgaaattaaattagacatCTGAAGCTAGCAAGACTTTCTTCAGCCTGCAATACTCAATGGAGAACAGATTGATTTAATACCTTTGATGGATCAAAGCCAAACCCACCCATCTGCATCATTCGCTGTGTATCATCCATTGCTGCCAAAAGAAATCACAATTTACAGATGAGATAAACAATGAGTCCATAACCAGAGAAAGTGTAGTACACaatctaaaataaaatgtaacagGAAGTTCATGATACTAACCATTTTCCTCTCCCAGAATCAGACTAAATAAACCCCTCAAACCAAACAAATTGAGGAAATACCTACAAATGAAAGAATTTGTGAATAAACTGTAGTATTAAGCCAAGAAAgtctaaaaaaaattagaagagcTCAGAGAAAAAAACCAATACCATGAGCGGCTACTAACATAGCTCACATCAACTGTGCTAAGGTCAATTCCATTCTGCAACATCGATCTGAACCTCTGAGTTAATGGGAAGGGTATTTTGGCTGCAAGATAGGAATACAGAAAACAGAAGAGGAATCAAATTACTGTTTACTATTAATGTATGTCATGATCAGTTAAGTTAGAGTTTTAATTccaatacaaaaaaatattgtGTCCATCACCATAtaataaaaagtgaaaaaaaaaatcaatctaaTATGCATGAAATCAATTtcgtaaataaaaatataaattcaatctcCATTgcagaattaaaaaggaaagacTCGGAAATCATGGAAGTAATATAGTAGTAAAGAACCAAACCTGCAACAAATCCAGAGAAGAAAAAGTTGACCCAGGCAAAAGTGAGAGTCTAAAAGTAACAACAGTTTACACAAAAAAAGTCAGTTCTAGAACATGAGCAATCAAACCAAAGCATATGAACACTAAAGGTCGATATACCACTAAAATACCTGAGGTATAATCATAGAGAGGTTTTTCTTCATCATGTCCATAGCCATGTTAGGGTCAGAGAACATTTGTGCTTGCGCATTTTGAGCCTGGCCCTTGGGGACAAACAGTAATCCATTTTCCTACAAAGTCCAATATAATTCCATTACTTTTATGCTTTACTGACGCAAACAAATACATAAATAGATTACTTTCATCAACTTAACCTGATTTTTAACACTCCATTAAGCTTAATATTAGCTGCAATTCACAGCTTCTTGATTAATTGCAGTTTGCTTCTAAAAAAGAAACTTAACTGACTGAAGCCTGATTATAACATGTAATACTTCAACTTTCTCCTTTTCTGAGACAAATATATACATGAATGGActattttcatcaatttaacctGACATTTAAACCTCCATTAAGCTTAATATAGCTGCAATTCACAGCTTCTTGATTAATAACAATTGGTCACTGGAAAAGAAACTAAACTGACCCAAGCCTGGTTACAACATTTGATACTTGAATCCTCTTCTGAGACAAATACGAACATAAATGGActattttcatcaatttaatcTGACTTTTAACACTCCATTAAGCTTAATATTAGCTGTAATTCACAGCTTCTTGATTGATTGCAATTTGCTTCTAAGAAAGAAACTAAACTGACTGAAGCCTGATTACAACATGTGATACATCAACTTTCTCCTTTCCTAagacaaatatatacataaacgGATTATTTTTGTCAATGTAACTCAATTTCTAACACTCCGTCAAGCTTAATATTAGCTGCAATTTGCATCTTCTTGATGAGTTTCAAATTGCTTCCTAAAAAGAAACTAAACTAACCGAAGCCTGATTACAACACGTGATACTTAATCCATAATCCGCTAACAGCTCAATAAAGCTTTAAAAGGAAAAAGATAAACACAAATTCCAGAAATTAACAATTACAAGCATAAACTTTGGTAAAATAAGTTCTAAAACAACATGAAAAAGCAAACCTCATTGCTGAAATAAACCCTCCGAGATCGAAAAGACTTGGGAGGGATAAAATTTGCAGCACCTCGTAAATTCCGAGCCCTAACGATTACTTGCCTGAAAGTAAAACTCGAGAATAAGTGAATCTGAGACTTAATAGCTTATCtacctaaaaagaaaagaaaatagagttGTGAGAGACGTGCCCTTCTTTGACGATCTTAGGATCAGGAACTTGAAAGGAGCGCATGAGCTTGGAGACGAAGTAGCGGAGGATGCCGATCAGAACCATCACCACTGAAAGGGGTATCAACACCCAATCTCTGATCGCCGTATCGAGAACCAGATCTTCCGCCATCGCTGGATCCTATTTTCTGATCTTTGCGCAAAAACAATATTCTGGCTTCTGTTTTTCTTTCGTCTATAGCCTTTTTCGCCGGTGTCGTATCACTTAAATGTCTTTTGTCGTTTTGACTCACTACTTCGATGGTGTTGAaccacttttatttttctttcttggtCTAATCATAATGTTAGTCTCtgcttaaatttataatttaacacaTCTACTTCAATTGGGGAAGCCTAGTAGAGAAGCAGGGCATGAtgataaaaatggtaaatttttaatttaagtgttttataatttataaaattttaaattgataacagtaaaattatattttgattcttctaaaaatgataaaaaaattgatttaattatgatataaattattaaaatgatgaaattatatttttactattgtaaaaatatacatttCGACTCAAAAAACAACTTTTTTCgtaatttaatcactttaataaaagcaataaatgaattattaatttgaactttctaatataaatatattaaatcttaaatttcaagattataatatttataaaat
Coding sequences within it:
- the LOC107930393 gene encoding ER membrane protein complex subunit 3 produces the protein MAEDLVLDTAIRDWVLIPLSVVMVLIGILRYFVSKLMRSFQVPDPKIVKEGQVIVRARNLRGAANFIPPKSFRSRRVYFSNEENGLLFVPKGQAQNAQAQMFSDPNMAMDMMKKNLSMIIPQTLTFAWVNFFFSGFVAAKIPFPLTQRFRSMLQNGIDLSTVDVSYVSSRSWYFLNLFGLRGLFSLILGEENAMDDTQRMMQMGGFGFDPSKSLSAEKDGLDIVQHEWALPKFEHRAEAVLKKLVS